Proteins encoded together in one Mus caroli chromosome 4, CAROLI_EIJ_v1.1, whole genome shotgun sequence window:
- the Ndufs5 gene encoding NADH dehydrogenase [ubiquinone] iron-sulfur protein 5 → MPFLDIQKKLGISLDRHFMFLSAEQPYKNAARCHAFEKEWIECAHGIGGTRAKKECKIEFDDFEECLLRYKTMRRMHDIKKQREKLMKEGKYTPPPHHLGKEEPRP, encoded by the exons ATGCCTTTCCTTGACATACAGAAGAAGCTGGGCATCAGCCTGGACCGACACTTTATGTTCCTAAGCGCTGAGCAGCCCTACAAGAACGCCGCTCGGTGCCACGCCTTTGAAAAAGAGTGGATAGAGTGTGCGCACGGGATCGGTGGGACCCGGGCGAAAAAGGAGTGCAAGATAGAGTTCGACGACTTCGAAGAGTGCTTACTTCGGTACAAAACG ATGAGGCGAATGCATGATATCAAGAAACAGCGGGAGAAGCTAATGAAAGAGGGGAAATACACCCCTCCACCTCACCATTTGGGCAAGGAGGAGCCCAGGCCCTGA